The nucleotide window CATATTTCATCCCTAatatttcttcatattttCAAAGATGACctgcttttttaatattgtgttataaatacgcgcttatatattttttttattataaagcaaAGCCCGGCTTCTGTCCCTATgtctgtatatgtatgtatgtatgctaagATCTCTAAAACTACACCACGAATTTTGATACAGTTTTTTAacagtaaatattaatataatattcttgacgcaaataaaattaaaaaaaaatgggaatATTGTCGCCTACTATGTAATCGCTTGTGTTTCTAATATTTTCGAAATTTCCAGTCCTTCAAGTAAAAGGTCGGAATGGGAAAGATCTGTTGATTCTCAATGGTTATACCTATTATAAGCACAAGTTACTCAGAGATGGGTACCGCTGGAGCTGCACCCAAATGGGTTCCAGGTCTTGTCGGGGCTTCCTCCATGTGACCAAGAAAATGATCGTTGCTAAGGCCCTCACGGAACATACACACCCGCCTTCGAGATACTTCTTGGAGACTCTCAGAAAAACTTTTGCGGTGAGTTTGACTTTGTTTTAATGctttttactacatacatgCTCTTGAGAAGAAGACGTGAAGAGACGTGCTCTTTTCAT belongs to Amyelois transitella isolate CPQ chromosome 10, ilAmyTran1.1, whole genome shotgun sequence and includes:
- the LOC106130130 gene encoding uncharacterized protein LOC106130130, which translates into the protein SLVFLIFSKFPVLQVKGRNGKDLLILNGYTYYKHKLLRDGYRWSCTQMGSRSCRGFLHVTKKMIVAKALTEHTHPPSRYFLETLRKTFAVSADSFGSNQALNPFAMKISDVHGGVNFK